The genomic segment GGCGCGTTCCAGGCGGTGCAGCACATGCTCGCCGACATGGCGACGGAACTCGCGGCGGCGCGCGCGCTCATGCTGAGCGTGGCGCGCACGCTGGACGGCGGCGGCGAAGCCCGCGCCGAGGCTTCGATGGCCAAGCTGTTCTGTTCCGAGACCGCATTCCGCATCGCCGACCGCGCCGTGCAGGTCCACGGCGGCGAAGGCATCGTGCAGGGCAGCCGGGTGGAATTCCTGTTCCGGCTGCTGCGCATGTACCGGGTGCTCACCGGCACCAGCGAGATCCAGCGCAACACCATCGCGCGCGAACTGCTCGGCGCCGCGGTGCGCTGACCCCAACGAACAATGGAGACAAACATGCAACGACGTTTATTCGCCGCCCTGCTGGCCGGCGCCGCCCTCGGCCTTTCCACCGGCGCGCAGGCCCAGGACTATCCGAACCGCCCGATCAAGTGGATCGTTCCCTACCTGGCCGGCACCGCGCCCGATACCACGGTGCGCATCGTCGCCGACGCGATGGACGACATCCTCAAGCAGCCGGTGGTGGTCGAGAACAAGGGCGGGGCGGCGGGCAACCTGGGCGCGCAGATCGCCGCCAAGGCGCAGCCGGACGGCTACACCTGGGTGTATTCGGCGGCCCCGATGTCGACGAGCATGCGGATGTACCGCAAGCCGGGCTTCGACGTGATGAAGGACTTCGTCCACGTGGGCCGCATCGCGCAGTCCGACGTGCTGCTGGTGGTGAATTCGGAGTCGGGCATCACCTCGGTGAGGGAACTTGTCGAGCGCGGCCGCAAGAACCCCGGCAAGCTGGCCTTCGCGTCCGGCGGCGTCGGCTCGCCGGCCCACATGGGCGCCGAGCTGATGCTCAATGCGAGCGGCATGGAAGCGCTGCACGTGCCCTACAAGGGCGCCTCGGAATCGGCCAACGCGGTGATGGGCAAGCAGGTCGACTTCGCGCTGACCATCTTCTCCGTGTCGCTGCCGCACATCCAGGCCGGCAAGATGAACGCGCTGGCGGTGATGGGACCCAGGCGCAACCCGCGCCTGCCCAACGTGCCGACGGCGGCTGAAGCCGGCTTGACGGGGATCAACCTGGTCTCCTTTGGGGGCTTGTCGGTGCCGGCCGGCACGCCGGCCCCGATCGTCAAGCGCATCAGCGATGCGCTGAACAAGGCCCTGGCCGACCCGCAGGTGCGCGCGAAGCTGGAAGCCAACGGGTCCATCGTCGCGCCCAGCACCGCGCAGGAGTACGCCCAGAACCTGCAGGCCGAGATCGCGAACACCGAGGCGATGATGAAGGCCGCGAAGATCGAGGCGCAGTAGCGCGCCGACCTCTCCGGCGCGGAGCCGTTAGATTCCGCGCATGGAAGTCTTCGAATCGCCGGCTCTCGGGCGGCGGGCTCTGCTGCTGGCCACCCTGCCGTCAGCCCTTCTGGGATGCGTGGTCCCCGTGCCTTCACGAGTGGTCCATCCGCAATCGCCGCTTCCTGCCAAGGTGCTGGCCTGCTACTACGCGGCCTGGGACACCCGGACGTACGGGATCAGCGACGTCCCGATGGACTTCAACGTGACCTACCTGTTCCACGCGAAGCCGAACGGCCCGCCGGTGGACAGGAGCTGGATCAACGTGGGCGACGGCTCGTTCAGGTTCGACCATCATGCTGAAGTCACTGCCTCGCAGGTCCAGCGTTGCCGGGCCCGCGGGCAGAAGGTGATCCTCACCGTCGGCGGCGAACGGGCGGGCTTCAACTTCGACAACCGGCACAAGAGCCGCAACTTCGTCGAGTCCTTCCGCGCCATGTACGACGCGTTCCGCGGCCTGGACGGCTGCGACTTCAACAACTTCGAGGCGAAGGTCGGGTCCTCGCCGGCCGAGATGATCTGGATCGCGCAGCAGCTGAAGGCGCTGTACGGGCCGCAGTTCGCCATCACGGCGCCGCCGGAGCCGAACTCGCCCGAGGACCGCGCCATGCTCAAGGCGATGGCCGACGCCGGCGTGCTGAGCTGGGCCGCTCCGCAGTTCTATGGCTGGCCGGGCTTCAACGCCGCCGGCTTCATCAGCAACCGCACCGACGACTGGGTGCGCGACCTGGGCGCGGACAAGGTGGTGCTGGGACTGGCCGCGAACTACGCCAATGGCCCCTCGCTGCAGGACTGCATCCGGGAGTGGGAAACTGTCAGGGGCCGGCACCCGGGCATCCGCGGCATGTTCTGCTGGAACGCGCAATTCAACCTGGCCGGCGGCAATACCTGGGGCAAGATGATGAAGGCGCGGCTGTAACGTCCACGAGGATCCTGTGCGGTCCGCGTCCGCGCCGTTCTCAAGGAGGCCTCAAGGTGAAAGAACAACGTCCCTGTCTCGAGCGGCGGGCACTCACGCCCGCGTTGGGCTGTGCCGCCACCGCGGGGCTGGCAGATGTCGGCCGGGGCGCAGGACCCGGCGGCCGAGGGCAGTCGATCACCACGCGGCACGTGCTGACGCTGAGCGGATCGATGCGGCGCTGACAGATGGTTGACCGGTCGACGCGCTCATCGACAGGGAAATTGCGCCCATGAGCCGGCTTGGCGAAGCCTGGCGCCGCGTCCGGTCCTGCGCGCTGTCCACACCAGGCCTGCGCGTGATGCTGCTGGCCATCCGCAACTACGTCATGCACCAGAGCGCCAACCAGGCCGGCAGCCTGGCGTTCTCTTGGGTGCTGGCCATGTTTCCGCTGTTGATCCTGGTGTCGGCTTCCGCCGGTTTCGTGGGGCAGCCCGGCGAAGCTGCGGCCCTGGTCGAGCGCGTCATGGGCTATGCACCGCAGGTGGTGCGGGACGCGATGCAGCCGGCGATCGAGCAGGTGCTGGCCCGGCGCAGCCA from the Ramlibacter henchirensis genome contains:
- a CDS encoding glycosyl hydrolase family 18 protein, which encodes MEVFESPALGRRALLLATLPSALLGCVVPVPSRVVHPQSPLPAKVLACYYAAWDTRTYGISDVPMDFNVTYLFHAKPNGPPVDRSWINVGDGSFRFDHHAEVTASQVQRCRARGQKVILTVGGERAGFNFDNRHKSRNFVESFRAMYDAFRGLDGCDFNNFEAKVGSSPAEMIWIAQQLKALYGPQFAITAPPEPNSPEDRAMLKAMADAGVLSWAAPQFYGWPGFNAAGFISNRTDDWVRDLGADKVVLGLAANYANGPSLQDCIREWETVRGRHPGIRGMFCWNAQFNLAGGNTWGKMMKARL
- a CDS encoding Bug family tripartite tricarboxylate transporter substrate binding protein, with product MQRRLFAALLAGAALGLSTGAQAQDYPNRPIKWIVPYLAGTAPDTTVRIVADAMDDILKQPVVVENKGGAAGNLGAQIAAKAQPDGYTWVYSAAPMSTSMRMYRKPGFDVMKDFVHVGRIAQSDVLLVVNSESGITSVRELVERGRKNPGKLAFASGGVGSPAHMGAELMLNASGMEALHVPYKGASESANAVMGKQVDFALTIFSVSLPHIQAGKMNALAVMGPRRNPRLPNVPTAAEAGLTGINLVSFGGLSVPAGTPAPIVKRISDALNKALADPQVRAKLEANGSIVAPSTAQEYAQNLQAEIANTEAMMKAAKIEAQ